One window of the Mixophyes fleayi isolate aMixFle1 chromosome 6, aMixFle1.hap1, whole genome shotgun sequence genome contains the following:
- the LOC142095397 gene encoding keratin, type I cytoskeletal 19-like — MGYRTDLLSLGSNIGEDFVAGQFPMYKSHFHSNFDRDSNTFPNTAYIPHDVNLYRVHNFQGKFQNSHFKHSSSDPGCAVGNIHGVYRCHMKSSGDHTFLKNGNLLSVNEKKTMQSLNGRLASYLENVKSLDEENVMLEEKICEWYKNNTGNIYPDSSQYFQIISDLQNQVLSATTHNASLIQQIDGDHIVADDFRKKYEMELRKRTSTEEDICNHCGILKDINMDSQALTMQIQYLEEELLQLKKQSQEEITCLQSQLGTRVKVEVETSPCMDLNTALSEIRKEYESLMERNLRDVEKQFHEMSSEVSCKVFFEVEQMLLLSKEVTDLKLCVHTLEIELRKQLNMISAHECTLSDLNEHYSSHLNQLQAVIDIHESQLTQIQSKLKQQNYKCKMYMDVKIRLEKEMNMFQHLLEGHDAQAPINHPTQGSDGKWDRLPRYSNTIVENNHLNESQIFESMVTKRTSYNK; from the exons ATGGGCTACAGAACAGACCTTTTGTCGCTTGGATCCAACATAGGCGAAGATTTTGTGGCTGGACAGTTTCCTATGTACAAATCTCATTTTCATTCAAATTTTGACCGAGATTCCAATACATTTCCGAACACGGCCTACATTCCTCACGATGTAAATTTGTACAGAGTACACAATTTTCAAGGAAAATTTCAAAACTCTCATTTCAAACACTCATCTTCTGATCCTGGATGTGCAGTGGGGAATATTCATGGAGTCTATAGATGTCATATGAAAAGCTCTGGAGACCACACTTTTTTGAAAAATGGAAATCTGTTGAGCGTTAATGAAAAGAAAACCATGCAGTCATTAAATGGCCGCTTGGCATCCTACTTAGAGAATGTGAAGTCACTGGATGAGGAGAATGTCATGTTGGAGGAGAAGATCTGTGAGTGGTATAAAAACAATACAGGCAATATCTATCCTGATTCTAGTCAATACTTCCAGATTATTTCTGATCTCCAGAACCAG GTACTCTCAGCCACTACACATAATGCCAGCCTTATCCAACAGATAGATGGTGATCACATTGTTGCAGATGATTTTAGAAAAAA GTATGAAATGGAGCTCAGGAAGAGGACGAGCACTGAGGAGGATATTTGCAATCACTGTGGAATACTTAAAGACATTAATATGGACAGCCAGGCTCTGACTATGCAAATACAATACCTTGAGGAAGAGCTTCTCCAACTAAAGAAGCAGAGTCAGGAG GAGATAACATGTCTTCAAAGTCAACTGGGCACCAGAGTCAAGGTGGAAGTAGAGACGTCTCCATGTATGGATTTAAATACAGCCTTGTCTGAGATCCGAAAGGAATATGAAAGCCTGATGGAGAGGAATCTCAGAGATGTTGAGAAACAGTTTCATGAGAtg AGTTCTGAAGTAAGTTGCAAGGTGTTTTTTGAAGTTGAACAAATGCTGCTGCTTAGTAAAGAGGTCACTGACTTAAAGCTCTGTGTACATACACTAGAGATTGAGCTGAGAAAACAACTAAATATG ATATCAGCCCATGAATGCACATTATCAGATTTGAATGAACATTACAGTTCCCACCTCAATCAGCTACAGGCTGTGATTGACATTCATGAGTCTCAGCTGACACAAATCCAATCTAAGCTAAAACAACAAAACTACAAGTGCAAAATGTACATGGACGTAAAAATCCGCTTGGAGAAGGAGATGAACATGTTCCAACACCTTCTTGAAGGACATGATGCTCA GGCACCAATCAATCATCCCACACAAGGAAGTGATGGTAAGTGGGACCGGTTGCCACGTTACAGTAACACTATTGTAGAAAATAACCATTTGAATGAGTCTCAGATTTTTGAGAGCATGGTCACAAAGAGAACATCatacaataaataa